In a single window of the Rhopalosiphum padi isolate XX-2018 chromosome 1, ASM2088224v1, whole genome shotgun sequence genome:
- the LOC132923842 gene encoding 52 kDa repressor of the inhibitor of the protein kinase-like, whose amino-acid sequence MPTYYQKPNFNSCVLCLKSTKKGYDISLHKFPKNPARRAVWLKNCGFVEEDVQHNRKLCSSHFEENGIILTGIRRVLKKSAVPVIFKETIKRKRNKKRSKYSKNSETGTRSNSKVYFIPALMLNFVKPIVQNSIPTTILILNSLNTLNTRTIKTTTQKKVEEPENPAADVIPMAVLCQFTAKLSEYSLDPEKNYGTNNVPIIPMNH is encoded by the exons ATGCCAACATACTACCAGAAGCCTAACTTCAATTCCTGCGTGCTGTGTTTGAAGTCCACAAAAAAAGGATATGACATTTCTTTGCACAA ATTCCCGAAAAACCCAGCCAGACGAGCAGTTTGGCTTAAAAACTGTGGATTTGTAGAGGAAGATGTACAACATAATAGAAAGTTGTGTTCTTCCCATTTTGAAGAAAATGGTATCATCCTAACCGGCATCAGAAGAGTATTGAAAAAATCTGCAGTCCCTGTCATTTTTAAGGAGACAATAAAAAGGAAAAGGAACAAGAAACgaagtaaatattcaaaaaattccgAGaccg GTACAAGAAGTAATAGCAAAGTTTATTTCATCCCGGCATTAATGCTTAATTTTGTCAAACCAATAGTTCAAAATTCTATTCCCACgactatacttattttaaacagtCTAAACACTCTAAACACTCGGACGATTAAGACG acTACACAGAAAAAGGTTGAAGAACCAGAAAATCCAGCTGCTGATGTTATACCAATGGCGGTTTTATGTCAATTTACTGCAAAATTGTCag aatACTCTTTGGATCCTGAGAAGAATTATGGAACCAACAATGTTCCTATTATTCCAATGAATCATTAG